The following coding sequences lie in one Spinacia oleracea cultivar Varoflay chromosome 1, BTI_SOV_V1, whole genome shotgun sequence genomic window:
- the LOC130465468 gene encoding serine/arginine-rich splicing factor SR30-like produces MRRPKKKPFSAPLIKLSPRRQSSFLVGGSGLLVIVGGSFLASSPVATYSAGGSKKERSLLAPVVPRKKFEDERDVEDAVQGRNGYDFDGHRLRVEFAHGGRGSSSSDHHSSYSASRGGAPKHTDYRGVVLLLYWHIFVTGLPSSASGQDLKDHMRRDGEVCFSDVFKDRRYGTAGVVEYANYNDMKRAFRKLDDSEFRNAFSRAYIRVREDSRSLSLDDRSRSRSYNRGCSYSRSRSRNHSISPQRNSRRSYSRSPSKSRSRSPSRSRSSLMLGLHGSRTFQLLHLKTFY; encoded by the exons ATGCGTCGTCCGAAAAAAAAACCTTTCTCTGCGCCGCTCATAAAGCTTTCCCCGCGTCGTCAATCTAGCTTCCTCGTCGGTGGTTCTGGCCTCCTCGTCATCGTTGGTGGCTCTTTTCTCGCCTCCTCTCCAGTCGCTACTTACTCGGCTGGTGGGTCCAAGAAAGAACGTAGTTTGCTCGCGCCGGTGGTTCCAAGAAAGAAA TTTGAAGATGAACGAGATGTTGAAGATGCTGTGCAAGGTCGAAATGGTTATGATTTTGATGGACATCGTTTGCGG GTGGAATTCGCTCATGGTGGACGaggatcatcatcatcagaCCATCACAGCAGTTACAGTGCTAGTAGAGGTGGAGCACCTAAGCACACTGACTACAGAGGGGTAGTCTTGCTTCTTTATTGGCATATTTTTG TCACTGGACTGCCATCATCTGCTTCTGGGCAAGACCTGAAG GATCACATGCGACGAGACGGTGAAGTTTGTTTCTCAGATGTATTCAAGGATCGTCGCTATG GCACGGCTGGAGTTGTTGAATATGCAAATTATAATGATATGAAACGTGCT TTCAGGAAGCTGGATGATTCTGAATTTCGTAATGCATTCTCTCGCGCTTATATCCGA GTGAGGGAGGACTCGAGGAGTCTGAGTCTAGATGATAGGTCGAGAAGCAGAAGCTACAACCGTGGCTGTAGTTATAGTCGAAGCCGCAGCCGCAACCACAG TATATCTCCGCAAAGAAATTCACGCCGTTCTTATTCTAGATCTCCTTCGAAGTCCCGCTCGAGATCTCCCTCTCGTTCTCGCTCTAG CTTGATGCTTGGGTTGCATGGGAGCAGAACTTTCCAATTGCTGCACTTAAAAACGTTTTACTAG